Proteins encoded together in one Anoxybacillus flavithermus window:
- the dnaN gene encoding DNA polymerase III subunit beta, whose product MKAVSSRTTIPILTGIKIVASEQGVTLTGSDSDISIESFIPAEEKDRIIVDVIKQGGVVLQARFFSEIVRKLPKETVQIEVKDQFVTTIRSGKAEFHLNGLDPEEYPRLPQIQEENMFKVPADLLKHVIRQTVFAVSTSETRPILTGVNWRIENNELTCIATDSHRLAMRKAKVETESEAYFNIVIPGKSLNELNKILEESNELVHIVVTENQILFKTKHLLFFSRLLDGNYPDTSRLIPTDSQTDVIVKTKEFLQAIDRASLLAREGRNNVVRLSTLADKIVEISSNSPEIGKVVEEVQCEQVEGEELKISFSAKYMMDALKALEGTEIKISFTGAMRPFLIRPLHDDSMLQLILPVRTY is encoded by the coding sequence ATGAAAGCTGTATCATCCCGAACGACCATTCCTATTTTGACTGGAATTAAAATTGTCGCCTCTGAGCAAGGAGTTACATTGACAGGGAGTGACTCAGATATTTCGATTGAATCGTTTATTCCAGCGGAGGAAAAGGATCGTATTATTGTTGACGTCATTAAACAAGGGGGCGTAGTTCTCCAAGCGCGATTTTTTAGCGAAATTGTTCGTAAACTACCGAAAGAAACCGTACAAATCGAAGTAAAAGATCAATTTGTCACAACCATTCGTTCCGGAAAAGCCGAATTTCACTTAAACGGATTGGATCCAGAGGAATATCCGCGCTTACCACAAATTCAAGAGGAAAACATGTTTAAAGTTCCAGCTGATTTGTTAAAACATGTAATTCGTCAAACTGTATTCGCTGTATCGACTTCAGAAACACGTCCGATCTTGACAGGTGTAAACTGGCGAATTGAAAATAATGAACTGACGTGTATTGCAACAGATAGCCATCGGCTAGCTATGAGAAAAGCAAAAGTAGAAACGGAATCAGAAGCGTACTTCAATATCGTCATTCCGGGAAAGAGTTTGAACGAACTAAATAAAATCCTCGAAGAGTCGAATGAACTTGTGCACATTGTCGTGACAGAAAATCAAATATTATTCAAAACAAAACATTTGTTGTTTTTCTCACGATTATTAGACGGGAACTATCCGGATACGTCTCGACTTATTCCAACAGACAGTCAGACAGATGTGATTGTAAAAACGAAGGAGTTTCTACAAGCGATCGACCGTGCATCTTTATTAGCGCGTGAAGGAAGAAACAACGTTGTTCGTTTATCGACACTAGCCGACAAAATCGTTGAAATTTCTTCGAACTCACCTGAAATCGGAAAAGTAGTTGAAGAAGTGCAGTGTGAACAAGTTGAGGGAGAAGAATTAAAAATTTCTTTCAGCGCAAAATATATGATGGATGCACTAAAAGCGTTAGAAGGGACAGAAATTAAAATTAGTTTTACTGGTGCAATGCGACCATTTTTAATTCGTCCGCTTCATGACGATTCGATGCTCCAATTAATTTTACCTGTGCGCACATATTAA
- the yaaA gene encoding S4 domain-containing protein YaaA — MKEIKISTETITLGQFLKLANVISTGGMAKWFLQTNDVFVNGEQEQRRGRKLKVGDVVDIKTIGTFTICS, encoded by the coding sequence ATGAAAGAAATAAAAATTTCAACAGAAACCATTACACTCGGACAATTTTTAAAACTAGCGAACGTCATCTCAACAGGTGGGATGGCGAAATGGTTTTTACAAACAAACGATGTATTTGTTAATGGTGAGCAGGAACAACGTCGCGGGCGAAAGCTGAAGGTAGGGGACGTTGTCGACATCAAAACAATCGGTACATTTACGATTTGTTCGTGA
- the recF gene encoding DNA replication/repair protein RecF (All proteins in this family for which functions are known are DNA-binding proteins that assist the filamentation of RecA onto DNA for the initiation of recombination or recombinational repair.): MFLEQLTLKNYRNYEQGCWQFQNKVNVILGENAQGKTNIMESIYVLSMAKSHRTTNDKDLIRWDEDYAKIEGKVGKKNGSIFLQLTVSKKGKKAKLNHIEQAKLSRYVGHMNVVMFAPEDLNLVKGSPQIRRRFIDMEIGQVSPVYMHELGQYQKVLQQRNQYLKLLQSKKQMDETFLDVLTEQLVELAAKITLKRYEFIELLQTWAKPIHGEISRGNEQLAIHYCPSVHVLDKQQWSRIVEVYNDKFAQIKTKEIERGTTLIGPHRDDLSFTINGKDVQTFGSQGQQRTTALSLKLAEIDLIFSEIGEYPILLLDDVLSELDDFRQTHLLNAIQGKVQTFVTTTSIDGIEHRVIRDADVYEVVSGQMMRR; this comes from the coding sequence TTGTTTTTGGAACAATTAACTTTAAAAAACTACCGCAATTATGAACAAGGTTGTTGGCAATTTCAAAATAAAGTAAACGTCATTTTAGGTGAAAATGCCCAAGGTAAGACGAACATCATGGAATCCATTTATGTTTTATCTATGGCGAAATCACATCGAACGACGAACGATAAAGATTTAATTCGTTGGGACGAAGATTATGCTAAAATAGAAGGTAAAGTAGGAAAGAAAAACGGGTCCATTTTTCTGCAACTAACTGTGTCAAAAAAAGGTAAGAAAGCAAAACTCAATCATATTGAACAGGCGAAGTTAAGCAGATATGTCGGGCACATGAACGTTGTCATGTTTGCTCCAGAAGACTTAAACCTTGTAAAAGGGAGCCCACAAATTCGAAGACGTTTTATCGACATGGAGATCGGTCAAGTATCTCCTGTTTACATGCATGAGCTTGGTCAATATCAAAAAGTGTTGCAACAAAGAAATCAATATTTGAAACTACTTCAGTCGAAAAAACAGATGGATGAAACGTTTCTTGATGTGCTTACAGAACAACTGGTAGAACTTGCAGCTAAGATCACGCTTAAAAGATACGAATTTATCGAATTATTACAAACGTGGGCAAAACCGATTCATGGTGAAATTAGTCGAGGTAATGAACAATTAGCTATTCACTATTGTCCTTCGGTTCATGTATTAGACAAACAACAATGGTCGAGAATAGTAGAAGTGTATAACGACAAGTTCGCACAAATAAAAACAAAAGAAATCGAACGAGGCACAACACTTATCGGGCCACATCGAGATGATTTATCGTTCACAATTAACGGAAAGGATGTACAAACGTTCGGTTCACAAGGACAACAACGAACGACGGCCCTTTCATTGAAACTAGCTGAAATTGATTTAATTTTTTCGGAAATTGGAGAGTACCCTATTCTTTTACTTGACGATGTCCTATCAGAACTGGATGATTTTCGCCAAACGCATTTGTTAAATGCTATACAAGGCAAAGTGCAAACATTCGTAACAACAACGAGCATAGATGGGATTGAGCATCGCGTTATTCGTGATGCAGATGTGTACGAAGTTGTCTCGGGACAAATGATGAGACGATAG
- the gyrB gene encoding DNA topoisomerase (ATP-hydrolyzing) subunit B, which translates to MEQIVYDESQIQVLEGLEAVRKRPGMYIGSTGPKGLHHLVWEIVDNSIDEALAGFCTEINVIVEEDNSITVIDNGRGIPVGIHEKMGRPAVEVIMTVLHAGGKFGGGGYKVSGGLHGVGASVVNALSEELEVYVHRDGNIHYQKYKRGVPCSDLQVVGETDRTGTTIHFKPDPEIFTETTEYDYDTLAHRLRELAFLNKGIRITLEDRRGEKRRNEYYYEGGISSYVKHLNRTKETLHEEPIYIEGEKDGIQVEIALQYNDGYTSNIYSFANNIHTHEGGTHELGFKTALTRIINDYGRKNNMFKEQDANLTGEDVREGLTAIISVKHPAPQFEGQTKTKLGNSDARTATESIFAEQFEKFLLENPSVAKKIVEKGILASRARLAAKRARELTRRKNALEVSSLPGKLADCSSRDPAICELYVVEGDSAGGSAKQGRDRHFQAILPLRGKIINVEKSRLDKILSNNEVRAIITALGTGIGEDFDITKARYHKIIIMTDADVDGAHIRTLLLTFFYRYMREVIEQGYVYIAQPPLYKIQQGKRIEYAYSDRQLEEILTRLPEQPKPVIQRYKGLGEMNPEQLWETTMNPETRTLLKVSLQDAMEADETFEILMGDKVEPRRQFIEENAKYVKNLDI; encoded by the coding sequence ATGGAACAAATTGTTTATGATGAAAGTCAGATTCAAGTGCTCGAAGGATTAGAAGCAGTACGAAAAAGACCGGGGATGTATATCGGATCAACTGGACCGAAAGGATTACACCATCTCGTTTGGGAAATTGTCGACAACAGTATTGATGAAGCGCTAGCTGGATTTTGTACGGAAATCAACGTCATTGTTGAAGAAGACAATAGCATTACAGTTATCGATAACGGTCGGGGGATTCCAGTTGGCATTCATGAAAAAATGGGGAGACCAGCTGTTGAAGTAATTATGACTGTGTTGCACGCTGGAGGGAAATTCGGCGGCGGTGGATATAAAGTATCTGGCGGTTTGCATGGGGTCGGTGCGTCTGTTGTTAATGCGTTGTCAGAAGAACTAGAAGTATATGTACATCGCGATGGAAACATTCACTATCAAAAATATAAGCGCGGTGTGCCTTGTTCTGATTTACAAGTTGTAGGTGAGACAGATCGGACAGGAACAACGATTCATTTTAAGCCAGATCCGGAAATTTTTACAGAAACGACGGAGTATGATTACGATACACTCGCGCACCGTTTACGGGAGCTTGCTTTTTTAAACAAAGGCATTCGTATTACGCTAGAAGATCGACGCGGTGAAAAGCGACGCAACGAATACTACTATGAAGGCGGAATTTCTTCATACGTTAAACATTTAAATCGGACAAAAGAAACGCTTCACGAGGAACCAATTTATATTGAAGGGGAGAAAGACGGGATTCAAGTCGAAATTGCCCTACAATACAACGATGGTTATACAAGTAATATATACTCATTTGCGAATAACATTCATACACATGAAGGTGGTACGCACGAGTTAGGGTTTAAAACAGCTCTGACGCGAATTATTAATGATTATGGCCGTAAAAACAATATGTTTAAAGAACAAGATGCTAATTTAACAGGTGAGGACGTACGGGAAGGATTAACGGCCATCATTTCGGTGAAACACCCAGCGCCACAGTTCGAGGGGCAAACGAAGACGAAACTCGGAAATAGTGATGCTCGTACGGCGACAGAGTCCATTTTTGCTGAACAATTTGAGAAGTTTTTACTCGAGAATCCATCCGTTGCAAAAAAAATCGTTGAAAAAGGAATTTTAGCTTCTCGAGCACGTTTAGCAGCGAAGCGAGCGCGAGAATTAACGAGAAGAAAAAACGCCCTTGAAGTATCAAGTTTGCCTGGGAAATTGGCAGATTGTTCATCGAGAGACCCAGCGATATGTGAACTGTATGTTGTTGAGGGAGACTCGGCAGGTGGTTCTGCAAAACAAGGACGCGATCGTCATTTCCAAGCGATTTTACCGTTGCGCGGAAAAATTATTAACGTTGAAAAATCACGTTTAGATAAAATTTTATCCAACAATGAAGTACGTGCGATTATTACAGCTCTTGGCACGGGAATCGGGGAAGATTTTGATATTACAAAAGCTCGTTACCATAAGATCATTATTATGACGGACGCCGATGTCGATGGTGCACACATTCGCACATTGTTATTGACATTTTTTTATCGCTACATGCGCGAGGTCATTGAACAAGGCTACGTTTACATCGCTCAACCACCTTTATATAAAATTCAGCAAGGAAAACGAATCGAATATGCATATAGTGATCGACAACTTGAAGAAATATTAACGCGGTTACCTGAACAACCAAAACCGGTCATTCAACGTTATAAAGGTCTTGGGGAGATGAATCCTGAACAACTTTGGGAAACAACAATGAATCCAGAAACGAGAACGTTGTTGAAAGTGAGTTTGCAAGATGCGATGGAGGCGGACGAAACGTTCGAAATTTTAATGGGGGACAAAGTCGAGCCGCGTAGACAATTTATTGAAGAAAACGCAAAATACGTAAAAAATCTAGATATTTAA
- the gyrA gene encoding DNA gyrase subunit A, producing MSERVKEVSISQEMRASFLDYAMSVIVSRALPDVRDGLKPVHRRILYAMHDLGMTADKPYKKSARIVGEVIGKYHPHGDAAVYDTMVRMAQDFNYRYMLVDGHGNFGSIDGDAAAAMRYTEARMSKISMELLRDINKDTIDYQDNYDGSEREPIVLPARFPNLLVNGSSGIAVGMATNIPPHQLGEVIDALLELMKDPDMTIAELMEYLPGPDFPTGAQIIGRGGIRKAYETGRGSITLRAKAEIEQKENGKEVIIVRELPYQVNKAKLIEKIAELVREKKIDGITDLRDESDRSGMRIVIEVRRDVSAHVVLNNLYKQTALQTSFGINMLALVDGQPKVLNLKQCLQHYLEHQKVVIRRRTQFELNKAEARAHILEGLRIALDHLDEVIELIRQSATVDVAKEGLMTKFQLSEKQAQAILDMRLQRLTGLEREKIEQEYAELLGLIARLKAILADEQKVLQIIRDELLEIKEKFNDHRRTEIVNGGLETIDDEDLITRENIVVTLTHRGYIKRLPVSTYRSQRRGGRGIQGMNTNEDDFVEHLVITSTHDIVLFFTNKGKVYKAKGYEIPEFSRTAKGIPIVNLLNIEKDEVINTVIAIEQFREDAFLFFTTKQGTAKRSPLSSFANIRNHGLIAIHLHEGDELISVKLTDGHKHIIVGTKNGMLIRFPETDVRSMGRTAAGVKAITLCPGDEVVGMESLNGDEEILIVTRNGYGKRTPASEYRVQSRGGKGIKTCNITEKNGDVVAVKTVTGEEDLMLMTASGVMIRIAVSDISVMGRNTQGVKLIRLDGENEQEYVATVAKVPKEEKEQLQEE from the coding sequence ATGTCTGAACGAGTAAAAGAAGTGAGTATTAGTCAAGAAATGCGTGCATCGTTTCTTGACTATGCGATGAGCGTCATTGTATCTCGCGCGCTCCCTGATGTGCGTGATGGTCTAAAGCCGGTACATCGTCGTATTTTATATGCAATGCACGATTTAGGAATGACGGCGGACAAGCCTTACAAAAAGTCGGCACGTATTGTCGGTGAAGTCATCGGGAAATACCATCCACACGGTGATGCAGCGGTATACGATACGATGGTGCGGATGGCACAAGATTTCAACTATCGATATATGCTTGTAGATGGACATGGAAACTTCGGATCAATTGACGGGGATGCTGCAGCAGCAATGCGCTATACAGAAGCGAGAATGTCGAAAATTTCGATGGAGCTGTTGCGAGATATTAACAAAGACACGATTGATTACCAAGACAACTATGACGGTTCAGAACGAGAGCCAATTGTTTTGCCAGCTCGTTTTCCGAATTTGCTTGTGAACGGATCTTCAGGGATTGCGGTTGGAATGGCAACAAATATTCCGCCGCATCAACTTGGAGAAGTCATTGATGCTTTATTAGAGCTAATGAAAGATCCAGATATGACGATTGCTGAATTAATGGAATATTTGCCAGGACCTGATTTTCCGACAGGTGCGCAAATTATTGGGAGAGGCGGTATACGAAAAGCGTATGAAACAGGACGAGGTTCGATTACGTTGCGTGCCAAAGCAGAGATCGAGCAAAAAGAGAACGGAAAAGAAGTGATTATCGTCCGTGAGTTACCTTATCAAGTCAATAAAGCGAAGTTAATTGAAAAAATTGCTGAGCTTGTACGCGAAAAGAAAATTGATGGCATTACAGATTTGCGTGATGAGTCGGATCGAAGCGGCATGCGTATCGTCATTGAAGTACGAAGAGATGTGAGTGCTCATGTCGTACTTAACAATTTATATAAACAAACGGCTTTACAAACGAGCTTTGGCATTAATATGCTTGCTCTTGTTGACGGTCAACCAAAAGTATTGAATTTGAAACAATGTTTACAGCATTATTTAGAACATCAAAAGGTTGTTATTCGTCGTCGTACGCAATTTGAGTTAAACAAGGCAGAAGCACGCGCCCATATTTTAGAAGGACTACGCATTGCCCTCGATCACCTAGATGAAGTGATTGAGCTCATTCGTCAATCCGCGACCGTAGATGTAGCAAAAGAAGGGTTAATGACAAAGTTCCAGCTAAGCGAAAAGCAAGCGCAAGCTATTTTAGATATGCGCCTGCAACGTTTAACTGGATTAGAGCGTGAAAAAATCGAGCAAGAGTATGCTGAGTTATTAGGACTTATTGCACGTTTAAAGGCTATTTTAGCTGATGAACAAAAAGTGTTACAAATTATTCGTGATGAGTTGCTTGAAATTAAAGAAAAGTTCAATGATCATCGTCGCACAGAAATTGTAAATGGTGGTCTGGAAACTATTGACGATGAAGATTTAATTACTCGTGAAAATATCGTTGTTACATTGACGCATAGGGGATATATTAAACGTCTTCCAGTTTCGACATATCGAAGCCAACGACGTGGAGGTCGTGGTATTCAAGGAATGAATACGAATGAGGACGATTTTGTTGAACATTTAGTTATTACATCGACACACGATATCGTTTTATTTTTTACAAACAAAGGGAAAGTTTATAAAGCAAAAGGATACGAAATTCCAGAGTTCAGTCGAACAGCAAAAGGCATTCCAATTGTTAACTTATTAAACATTGAAAAAGACGAAGTGATTAACACAGTTATTGCCATCGAACAATTCCGAGAAGACGCATTTTTATTTTTCACAACAAAACAAGGAACTGCTAAACGTTCTCCGTTGTCGTCGTTTGCTAACATCCGTAACCATGGTTTAATTGCTATTCATTTACATGAAGGTGATGAATTAATATCTGTAAAACTAACAGATGGTCATAAACATATAATTGTAGGGACGAAAAACGGAATGTTAATTCGTTTTCCAGAGACAGATGTCCGCTCCATGGGACGGACGGCTGCAGGTGTAAAAGCCATTACGTTATGTCCAGGTGACGAAGTCGTTGGTATGGAGAGTTTGAATGGCGACGAGGAAATTTTAATTGTAACGCGAAATGGTTATGGAAAACGGACACCAGCTTCAGAGTACCGTGTCCAAAGCCGTGGAGGAAAAGGAATTAAGACGTGTAACATTACTGAAAAGAACGGAGACGTTGTTGCTGTCAAAACAGTTACAGGCGAAGAAGACTTAATGCTAATGACCGCAAGTGGTGTAATGATTCGCATTGCAGTGAGCGATATTTCTGTCATGGGACGCAATACACAAGGTGTGAAACTCATTCGTCTTGATGGAGAAAACGAGCAGGAGTATGTCGCAACAGTAGCAAAGGTGCCAAAAGAAGAAAAAGAACAATTGCAAGAAGAATAG
- a CDS encoding HD-GYP domain-containing protein yields MLYKGGEKDVLLVKTAQLQEGCILAEDVVGKSNRVIVPKNTVLNAKLLIVLQKFLVDQVRVQSVLVDGSTFRPSEIVQEDVPKTKATDNKDILTLYLEVVQQYKQMFQGWQAGLPVDIGKVRKMFMPLFEKVLGSERELLFFHHYSTKSEYLFHHAVTVGLLSGALAKRMQYTKGDYCQIAIAGLLSDCGMAKVDPKILHKSAALTPMEYKDMRQHTVYGYKMVQKITALQEGVKLAVLQHHERNDGSGYLLSVQEEKIHPYSKIVAVADVYHAMISEQPYRNKQSPFEVFEQIHKDCFGKFDLSVVQALASLLMTLSLGAKVKLSNKQIGEIIFFEQDLPMCPMIKIIDTNQIISLKHEKDLCIEEIIK; encoded by the coding sequence ATGCTTTACAAAGGCGGGGAGAAAGACGTGTTGTTAGTAAAAACGGCTCAATTACAAGAAGGATGCATTTTAGCAGAAGATGTTGTCGGGAAATCGAATCGTGTCATCGTTCCGAAAAATACTGTATTAAACGCAAAACTGTTGATCGTGCTACAAAAATTTCTTGTTGACCAAGTACGTGTACAGTCAGTTCTCGTTGATGGCAGCACATTTCGGCCCAGTGAAATTGTTCAAGAAGATGTACCGAAAACAAAAGCTACAGACAATAAAGATATATTGACGTTATATTTAGAAGTCGTTCAACAATATAAACAAATGTTTCAAGGGTGGCAGGCTGGGTTACCTGTTGATATTGGCAAAGTACGTAAAATGTTTATGCCTTTGTTTGAAAAAGTGTTGGGATCAGAAAGAGAATTGCTCTTTTTTCATCACTACTCTACAAAATCGGAGTATTTATTTCATCATGCAGTAACAGTCGGCCTTCTTTCAGGTGCATTGGCGAAAAGAATGCAATATACAAAAGGGGACTATTGTCAAATTGCAATTGCCGGGTTATTAAGTGATTGTGGCATGGCAAAAGTTGACCCGAAAATACTTCACAAAAGTGCAGCGCTTACTCCGATGGAATATAAAGATATGCGTCAACATACCGTTTATGGATATAAAATGGTTCAAAAGATTACTGCATTACAAGAAGGGGTGAAACTTGCCGTTTTGCAACATCATGAGCGAAATGACGGCAGCGGATATTTACTTAGTGTTCAAGAAGAAAAAATTCACCCTTATAGTAAAATTGTTGCCGTCGCAGATGTTTATCATGCGATGATTTCTGAACAACCTTATCGTAATAAGCAATCGCCTTTTGAGGTGTTTGAACAAATTCATAAAGATTGTTTTGGGAAATTCGATCTTTCTGTCGTTCAAGCGCTAGCGTCGCTTTTAATGACCCTTTCTTTAGGAGCAAAAGTAAAATTATCAAATAAACAAATTGGGGAAATCATCTTTTTCGAACAAGATTTACCTATGTGTCCGATGATTAAGATAATTGATACAAACCAAATCATTTCACTGAAACATGAAAAAGATTTGTGTATTGAAGAGATTATAAAATGA